The Sulfurimonas lithotrophica genome includes a region encoding these proteins:
- the lon gene encoding endopeptidase La, translating into MNLSNYGEFPADIPVIAEDELFLYPFMISPLFLSDENNIEAATKAIEESSLVIVCSTKPGHDGERKHDSLYEAGVIGSIMRKVSLPDGRVKVLFQGLARAKTIYEVSSKPHIAHVNVLEPINNDSPKLDAFLEIVREKVRILSGVSNYFPPDLLRTIEENHDHNRIIDLICSSVKLKKEQAYKIFVEVDTEKRYMHLVDYLIEEIEANKLQKEIKSKVHTKIEKVNKEYFLKEQLKQIQKELGTDTQREEEIEEYRNKLEAKKSKMDQDAYKEIKKQIDRFSRMHPDSSDASMTQTYLEWVLEIPFGEEAKKALKVHDVSEQLNKDHFSLKKPKERIVEYFAVKELMELRGIKNDSDAGAILCFSGPPGVGKTSLANSIAEALKRPLVRIALGGLEDVNELRGHRRTYVGAMPGRITQGLIDAKKMNPVIVLDEIDKVSRSLRGDPTAALLEILDPEQNKEFRDYYLNFNIDLRKVIFIATANDVGSIPAPLRDRMEFITISSYTPQEKFEIASRYLIPQELKKHGLKKSELSISKPALKELIHSYTREAGVRNLRRRLAEMSRKVAREILEKPELKKVSLSVKNLKDYFEKTVFEIEKTTKKPVVGVVNGLAWTAVGGDVLKIESIRIKGKGGLTLTGSLGDVMKESARIAFSVVKTLIDTNKLKIESSNVPKTFKEQEDKVKVPASEVYKRYDLHVHVPDGATPKDGPSAGIAMCSVIASILSSKKIRSEIAMTGEVSLTGDVLPIGGLKEKLIAAHKANMSKVLIPAKNYERDLEDIPKEVRDSLDIISVSRIEEVLEEVLV; encoded by the coding sequence ATGAATTTAAGTAACTATGGAGAATTCCCAGCAGATATACCGGTAATAGCAGAAGATGAACTTTTTTTATATCCGTTTATGATATCTCCGCTTTTTTTGAGTGATGAAAATAATATAGAAGCTGCAACAAAAGCTATTGAAGAGAGTTCGCTTGTAATAGTATGCTCAACCAAACCCGGGCATGATGGGGAGAGAAAGCATGATTCACTTTATGAAGCAGGTGTTATAGGCTCAATCATGCGTAAAGTCTCTTTACCTGATGGACGTGTTAAAGTATTGTTTCAAGGTTTGGCTCGTGCTAAAACTATCTATGAGGTATCTAGTAAACCACATATCGCACATGTAAATGTGTTAGAACCTATAAATAACGACTCTCCTAAACTTGATGCTTTTTTGGAAATTGTCCGTGAAAAAGTAAGAATATTATCGGGTGTAAGTAACTATTTTCCGCCTGATTTACTTAGAACTATTGAAGAAAATCACGACCATAACAGAATTATTGATTTAATTTGCTCAAGCGTTAAACTAAAAAAAGAACAAGCATATAAAATTTTCGTTGAGGTAGATACCGAAAAAAGATATATGCATCTTGTGGACTACCTTATAGAAGAGATAGAAGCCAACAAACTTCAAAAAGAGATAAAAAGCAAAGTTCATACGAAGATAGAAAAAGTAAATAAAGAGTATTTCTTAAAAGAGCAGTTAAAGCAGATTCAAAAAGAGTTGGGTACTGATACTCAAAGAGAAGAGGAAATAGAAGAGTATAGAAATAAACTTGAAGCCAAAAAATCAAAAATGGATCAAGATGCATACAAAGAGATTAAAAAACAAATAGATAGATTTTCTCGTATGCATCCTGACTCTTCAGATGCTTCTATGACCCAAACATATTTAGAGTGGGTGTTGGAAATACCGTTTGGCGAAGAGGCTAAAAAAGCCTTAAAAGTTCATGATGTAAGTGAACAGCTAAATAAAGACCACTTTTCCCTTAAAAAACCAAAAGAGCGTATAGTTGAATACTTTGCAGTTAAAGAATTAATGGAGCTTCGCGGTATTAAAAACGATTCTGATGCAGGGGCTATTTTATGTTTTAGCGGACCTCCGGGTGTAGGTAAAACTTCACTTGCAAATTCAATTGCAGAAGCATTAAAGAGACCACTTGTTCGTATAGCTCTTGGCGGTTTGGAAGACGTAAATGAGCTTCGCGGGCACAGACGTACGTATGTCGGAGCAATGCCCGGACGCATAACACAAGGTTTAATAGATGCTAAAAAAATGAACCCTGTAATAGTACTTGATGAGATAGACAAGGTGTCTCGTTCACTAAGAGGAGATCCTACGGCAGCACTTTTAGAGATACTTGACCCTGAGCAAAATAAAGAGTTTCGTGATTATTATCTAAACTTTAATATAGATTTGCGTAAAGTTATTTTCATAGCTACGGCTAATGATGTAGGTAGTATTCCCGCACCTTTAAGAGATAGAATGGAATTTATTACCATAAGTTCATATACGCCTCAAGAAAAGTTTGAGATTGCAAGCAGATATTTAATACCCCAAGAGTTAAAAAAACACGGTCTTAAAAAAAGCGAACTCAGCATCTCAAAACCTGCACTAAAAGAGTTGATACACTCTTATACTCGTGAAGCAGGTGTTAGAAACCTGCGTCGTCGTTTGGCTGAGATGTCAAGAAAAGTCGCTCGCGAAATTTTAGAAAAGCCGGAGTTAAAAAAAGTATCTCTAAGTGTTAAAAATTTAAAAGATTATTTTGAAAAAACGGTTTTTGAGATAGAAAAAACAACTAAAAAACCGGTAGTAGGTGTTGTAAACGGTTTAGCTTGGACGGCCGTGGGCGGAGATGTATTAAAAATAGAATCTATTCGTATAAAAGGTAAAGGAGGATTGACGCTTACGGGAAGCTTAGGCGATGTTATGAAAGAATCTGCACGTATAGCTTTTAGCGTTGTAAAAACCTTGATTGATACTAATAAATTAAAAATAGAATCTAGTAACGTACCTAAAACTTTTAAAGAACAAGAAGATAAAGTTAAAGTACCTGCAAGCGAGGTTTATAAACGTTATGATCTTCATGTCCATGTGCCTGACGGTGCTACTCCAAAGGACGGTCCGAGTGCAGGTATAGCTATGTGTAGTGTCATTGCTTCTATACTAAGTTCTAAAAAAATCCGTTCGGAGATTGCTATGACAGGTGAGGTTTCTTTAACAGGTGATGTACTGCCAATCGGAGGCTTAAAAGAAAAACTGATAGCTGCGCATAAAGCAAATATGAGTAAAGTATTGATTCCCGCAAAAAATTATGAGAGAGATTTAGAAGATATTCCAAAAGAGGTTAGAGATTCTTTAGATATTATTTCTGTAAGTCGTATAGAAGAAGTTTTAGAAGAAGTGTTGGTTTAG
- a CDS encoding outer membrane protein assembly factor BamD, which yields MNYKLKILSTLLISIFLLGGCSKEIEEYNKPAIYWYSKIIESIASSNYERADDYYASLQGEHIGSPLLVEATMILAIVHMENEEYLLSEHFLNEYTKRYANANEKETAQFMKIKAKYMALPHPRRDQALIKDAIIEGKKFKQNYPNSMYYHVVDTMLTRLYMGEASLNESIAGLYDRVDKYESAKFYRELKPQPWINWDEIERARTPWYRSWFEGDGGESWYGFLIPDTKSVVSRNSNVEDSEEK from the coding sequence ATGAATTATAAATTAAAAATCTTATCTACTCTTTTGATATCGATATTTTTACTCGGTGGATGCTCAAAAGAGATAGAAGAATACAACAAGCCTGCAATCTATTGGTACTCAAAGATAATTGAGTCAATCGCAAGTTCAAACTATGAAAGAGCTGATGATTACTATGCATCGCTTCAAGGGGAGCACATCGGTTCTCCGCTTTTGGTAGAAGCAACGATGATTTTAGCAATCGTGCATATGGAAAATGAAGAGTATCTTTTAAGTGAGCATTTTTTAAATGAATACACAAAACGTTATGCCAACGCAAATGAAAAAGAAACGGCACAGTTTATGAAAATAAAAGCTAAATATATGGCATTGCCGCATCCAAGACGTGATCAGGCGCTTATAAAAGATGCTATTATTGAAGGTAAGAAGTTTAAACAAAACTATCCAAACTCAATGTATTATCATGTAGTGGATACTATGCTTACAAGACTTTATATGGGTGAAGCATCTTTAAATGAGTCTATAGCAGGTTTATACGACAGAGTAGATAAATACGAAAGTGCAAAATTTTACAGAGAGTTAAAGCCTCAGCCATGGATAAATTGGGATGAAATCGAACGTGCCCGCACTCCTTGGTACAGATCATGGTTTGAAGGTGACGGCGGTGAGAGTTGGTACGGATTTTTAATTCCCGATACCAAGAGTGTAGTATCTCGTAATTCAAATGTTGAAGATAGTGAAGAAAAATAA
- the fliW gene encoding flagellar assembly protein FliW codes for MKFEIAVPLLGFEGVKEVTLEKIDDIFMKMQAVDDKYLSFTLIDPFVLREYDFEVPTNIQKILEVDESSNILTLNIVLIQNPIEDSVINFIGPIVFNTDNKKAAQIILSDDSKYGIAEKISNYLK; via the coding sequence ATGAAATTTGAAATAGCTGTACCACTTTTAGGGTTTGAGGGTGTAAAAGAGGTTACTTTAGAAAAAATTGACGATATATTCATGAAGATGCAAGCTGTAGATGACAAGTACTTGTCTTTTACACTAATAGATCCTTTTGTGCTTCGTGAATATGATTTTGAAGTACCTACAAATATTCAAAAAATACTAGAAGTTGATGAAAGTTCTAATATTTTAACGCTAAATATTGTTCTAATTCAAAACCCTATAGAAGACTCAGTCATTAACTTTATAGGTCCGATAGTATTTAACACCGACAATAAAAAAGCTGCTCAAATAATTCTCTCAGATGACTCAAAATACGGCATCGCAGAAAAGATATCTAATTATTTAAAATAA
- a CDS encoding Calx-beta domain-containing protein, producing MNTFNIKLFLFSIIFFFSFVNLNAAPTYDCTSPELVANIDATTMDANASYSENSTASEGYTRYFKFNTDVNGVLSFNIEKNSLKQIINIGTSCGGNEIYGGDSNDLDYTGSMAVTSGTDYYIMVEEQNPGQTLDFILNLEFITPATIGFENALYEILEEVNSPDGSSKLLPIKIILSKPIFQDVSINYTTRDGSAIGNIDYIPYTNQTVTITAGTTEATFTIPIIHDVPIEFDENFYIDLSSISVTDGSVEMGTNSSTEVIILEQVNIPTCYEDDFETELDEYWRTLYSSGGFTPQIVDGRLRLTSGEKNLATAVTKDYEFKSSENMIIVEFEQYAYGGCGSSHDGLGTYGADGIVAVLYDSAVGASPQPGAFGGSMGYAQNDSNDGFEGGWLGLGIDEYGNFGNCNESREGGLVGTSCDSNTPFNAQSYTNYVTIRGDGSGRDGYEYLASSAQLNPRVAVKNTNTAEPKHKYRFTADARDPVHLYITLERDINDGNGYQVIINKFDAKAGANGQSTTPEYVRFAFTSGTGGGCNNHEIDELKVQGICRAYDPNPPEVSATNADIVNDFTTISDYNAGTKFITTKVSNKTETITGVYLDTSGDASAYSSIDSNLKFRIIPYISDSTCSTKNVLYDTDGNPTVISINNGQVTSDIDVVMPSYANKDTRFYITSLDFSKMYISASAEANATIATCMLNSSTTGNLQGLGQCVNDSNQYRLSFGQEAYDRCFASNGSPCDSNNGGRSCGQEQGTGQVLTQEEIEACGYNPLYGSDYGCLMCTLDSGDADCSSDNFAIRPDRFDITISDPNTPAHVPDLMRSGSTYNTTVKAYDYDSSGHTDIQTSNYNQTKSNLTLGDSVVNSADGTATTLSGSASISSESVFNILNGISTDGTDNNVVGMEFDDVGKVTLILKDKNWAKVDLEDNRSVNDPSASLYNNCNEDGSYICGDLNVTFIPHHFKIQDLNVSNNNGLTSTFTYLSNIDDTNISTFDMGARVQVLVVAQNENNGTTLNFTTGAPYYENPVGLNISIADLLHNDANTTSIPNAKLGFIAGKYTVAWNENNTSKMLRFNFPREVNNAINPFRVLAADLNISADSYYTQISPSSDANITGEDIGTGNGNATFIYGRTNTPRRIITGDIGNTFIYFESYCNGVDSFGVNCNKSLLPNGVDSNSTNDPRWYVNALHTPSDGIVGTVSQKNTNKVDITGIIAGTPTQVGLDYDESSGYSYKATMENNASRWLIYNKFDANDDKNEFEVEFVKSSQDWGGVDDANSTSQTSGASKTNRRIMW from the coding sequence ATGAATACTTTTAACATAAAGTTGTTTCTTTTTTCAATCATTTTCTTTTTTTCTTTTGTCAATCTTAATGCTGCACCAACATATGATTGTACATCACCAGAACTTGTTGCAAATATAGACGCTACTACAATGGATGCTAATGCATCCTATAGTGAGAATTCTACTGCTTCAGAAGGCTACACCAGATATTTTAAATTTAATACAGATGTTAATGGAGTTTTATCGTTTAATATAGAAAAAAATTCTCTAAAACAGATTATTAATATTGGTACAAGCTGTGGAGGTAATGAAATATACGGAGGTGATAGCAATGATCTAGATTATACTGGTTCAATGGCAGTAACATCAGGTACAGATTATTATATTATGGTCGAAGAACAAAATCCGGGACAAACCCTTGACTTTATACTAAATCTTGAATTTATAACTCCTGCCACAATAGGTTTTGAAAATGCCTTATATGAAATACTTGAAGAAGTTAACTCACCTGATGGTTCTAGTAAATTATTACCAATAAAAATAATCCTTTCAAAACCTATATTTCAAGATGTTAGTATAAACTACACTACTAGAGACGGTAGTGCAATCGGTAATATTGACTATATTCCATATACAAATCAAACTGTTACAATTACAGCTGGAACAACTGAAGCTACTTTTACTATTCCAATTATACATGACGTACCTATTGAATTTGACGAAAACTTCTACATAGATTTAAGTTCAATATCTGTTACAGACGGTTCAGTAGAGATGGGAACAAATAGTTCAACAGAAGTAATAATTCTTGAACAAGTCAATATACCTACATGTTATGAAGATGATTTTGAAACAGAACTAGATGAATATTGGCGTACATTATACAGTAGTGGCGGTTTTACACCACAAATCGTTGATGGAAGACTAAGACTGACAAGCGGTGAAAAAAATCTTGCAACTGCAGTTACAAAAGACTATGAGTTTAAATCTAGCGAAAACATGATTATAGTTGAATTTGAACAATATGCTTATGGCGGTTGTGGGAGTAGTCATGATGGTCTTGGGACATATGGTGCAGACGGTATAGTTGCCGTTCTTTATGATTCGGCAGTAGGAGCTTCTCCTCAACCTGGGGCCTTCGGTGGTTCTATGGGGTATGCTCAAAATGATTCAAACGATGGTTTTGAAGGTGGATGGTTGGGTCTTGGTATAGATGAGTACGGTAACTTTGGAAACTGTAACGAGAGTAGAGAAGGTGGACTAGTAGGTACTTCATGTGATTCCAATACTCCATTTAATGCACAAAGCTATACTAACTATGTGACTATACGCGGTGATGGAAGCGGTAGAGATGGTTATGAGTATTTAGCTTCTTCAGCTCAACTTAATCCGAGGGTTGCCGTTAAAAATACTAACACAGCAGAACCGAAACACAAATACAGGTTTACTGCAGATGCAAGAGATCCTGTTCATCTTTATATAACTCTAGAAAGAGATATAAACGATGGAAACGGATATCAAGTAATTATAAATAAGTTTGATGCAAAAGCTGGTGCAAACGGACAAAGTACAACCCCTGAATATGTTCGTTTTGCATTTACATCAGGAACAGGTGGAGGATGTAATAACCATGAGATAGATGAACTTAAAGTTCAAGGTATCTGTCGTGCATATGACCCAAATCCACCTGAAGTGAGTGCGACCAATGCAGATATAGTAAATGATTTTACAACTATTTCTGATTATAATGCCGGGACAAAGTTTATAACTACAAAAGTTTCAAATAAAACAGAAACTATCACCGGCGTATATTTAGATACTTCCGGTGATGCTTCTGCTTACTCTTCAATTGATAGCAATTTAAAATTCAGGATAATTCCTTATATTTCTGATTCAACTTGTTCAACTAAAAATGTATTGTATGACACAGACGGTAACCCTACCGTTATTAGTATAAATAACGGTCAAGTTACTTCAGATATAGATGTAGTTATGCCATCATATGCAAATAAAGATACTAGATTTTATATAACATCGCTCGATTTTAGTAAAATGTATATAAGTGCAAGTGCTGAAGCAAATGCAACAATTGCAACATGTATGCTTAATTCTTCTACAACCGGTAACTTACAAGGACTAGGTCAATGTGTAAATGATTCTAACCAATATAGACTTTCTTTTGGTCAAGAAGCATATGACAGATGTTTTGCCAGTAACGGTTCTCCCTGTGATTCAAATAATGGGGGAAGAAGTTGTGGACAAGAACAAGGCACAGGTCAAGTTTTAACCCAAGAAGAGATAGAAGCCTGTGGATATAACCCTTTATATGGTAGCGACTACGGATGTCTAATGTGTACACTTGACTCCGGAGATGCTGATTGTTCAAGTGACAATTTTGCCATTAGACCTGACAGATTTGATATTACAATCAGTGATCCAAATACACCGGCTCATGTACCTGACTTAATGCGTTCAGGTTCAACATACAACACAACTGTAAAAGCTTATGATTATGATTCATCAGGACATACAGATATTCAAACATCAAACTATAACCAAACTAAATCTAATCTAACACTTGGAGATTCTGTAGTAAATTCAGCCGATGGTACAGCTACAACACTTAGCGGTTCTGCAAGTATCTCCAGTGAATCTGTTTTTAATATATTAAACGGTATCTCTACTGACGGTACAGACAATAATGTTGTTGGAATGGAATTTGACGATGTCGGAAAAGTAACGCTTATTCTTAAGGATAAAAACTGGGCAAAAGTTGACTTAGAAGACAATCGCTCTGTTAATGATCCATCTGCATCTTTATATAACAACTGTAACGAAGACGGTTCTTATATTTGTGGAGATTTAAATGTAACTTTTATTCCACACCATTTTAAAATACAAGATTTGAATGTGTCAAATAATAATGGATTAACAAGTACTTTTACATACTTATCAAATATAGATGATACAAACATTTCAACTTTTGATATGGGTGCTAGAGTGCAAGTACTTGTAGTTGCACAAAACGAAAACAACGGTACTACTCTTAACTTTACAACTGGTGCACCATACTATGAAAATCCTGTTGGACTAAATATTTCTATAGCTGACCTATTACATAATGATGCGAATACAACCAGCATTCCAAATGCTAAACTTGGATTTATTGCAGGTAAATATACTGTTGCTTGGAATGAAAACAACACATCTAAAATGCTTAGATTTAATTTCCCTAGAGAGGTAAATAATGCTATAAATCCTTTTAGAGTTTTGGCAGCTGACTTAAACATTAGTGCTGATTCATATTACACCCAAATTTCACCATCATCTGATGCAAATATTACAGGAGAAGACATAGGTACAGGTAATGGTAATGCTACATTTATATATGGAAGAACTAATACTCCAAGAAGAATAATTACAGGTGATATTGGAAATACATTTATATACTTTGAATCTTATTGTAACGGCGTTGACAGTTTTGGTGTTAACTGTAACAAAAGTTTATTACCTAACGGTGTTGATTCAAATTCAACAAATGATCCTAGATGGTATGTAAACGCTTTACACACACCAAGTGACGGGATTGTCGGTACTGTCTCACAAAAAAATACAAATAAAGTCGATATTACAGGTATTATTGCAGGAACACCGACACAAGTTGGCTTAGATTATGATGAAAGTAGTGGATACAGTTATAAAGCTACTATGGAAAATAATGCATCCCGTTGGTTAATATATAACAAATTCGATGCAAATGATGATAAAAATGAATTTGAAGTTGAGTTTGTTAAAAGTAGTCAAGACTGGGGTGGTGTTGACGATGCAAACTCAACATCGCAAACAAGCGGTGCAAGCAAAACAAATAGGAGAATTATGTGGTAG
- a CDS encoding type II secretion system protein, with amino-acid sequence MVVPYTKRFAFSMIELIFAIVIIGITVASVPIMTNAVGEGVKNNLVQEAIFAASAEINQVLSYRWDENSINEAVDVNATGLAKVINIAVDCNASTKLRPGHINQALHRRCLDDTTTGISAFGSDAGDLDDIDDNIVTNEDLFINDTSSDAYKNEYKYDVNVTASNINGLYAKRVTVTIYNTSGDTITSLNSYTFNIGEVDYYKRLHQ; translated from the coding sequence GTGGTAGTACCTTACACAAAACGTTTTGCTTTTTCTATGATTGAACTTATATTTGCAATCGTCATCATAGGTATAACAGTAGCATCAGTCCCTATAATGACAAATGCTGTAGGAGAAGGGGTAAAAAACAATCTTGTTCAAGAAGCGATTTTTGCTGCATCGGCTGAGATAAACCAAGTGTTGTCTTACAGATGGGATGAAAATTCTATAAATGAAGCTGTGGATGTAAATGCTACAGGTTTAGCAAAAGTTATCAACATTGCTGTAGATTGTAATGCTTCAACTAAATTAAGACCGGGTCATATAAACCAAGCTCTTCACAGAAGATGCTTGGATGACACTACAACCGGTATATCTGCTTTTGGTTCAGATGCGGGAGATTTAGACGACATTGATGATAATATAGTCACAAATGAAGATTTATTTATTAATGATACATCATCAGATGCGTATAAAAATGAATATAAATACGATGTTAACGTAACTGCTTCAAATATAAACGGCCTATACGCAAAAAGAGTAACCGTAACTATATATAATACTTCTGGAGATACAATTACTAGTTTAAATTCTTATACTTTTAATATAGGAGAAGTAGATTACTATAAGAGGCTACATCAATGA
- a CDS encoding type II secretion system protein, whose protein sequence is MTKKSAFSMLELIFVIVIIGILGKFGVELLAQSYQNFLHTKINNKLQDQSSIAVEFIAKRLSYRIPDSVIAKEDDNTTFVGIQSIDPNRNYRTLEWVQRDIDGWRGNTRPFWSGIADLNNSVAAGAAIDTPETNTTEINNLIQILSDTNSTINDAAIYFIGSNNDVNSSYGWQGAAVAGVGAAMHRITAFAQNSLNSNFAGVDIYEYYQLSWTANAVAIEDDGKGNGTYNLVFYYDYQPWNGERYTDNVAKKSTIMENVATFQFRAVGSMIKIQVCVKSDLINNAEGYALCKEKTVF, encoded by the coding sequence ATGACTAAAAAATCAGCTTTTTCAATGTTAGAACTCATCTTTGTTATTGTTATCATTGGAATACTCGGCAAGTTTGGTGTTGAATTGTTAGCACAATCTTATCAAAATTTTTTACATACAAAAATAAACAACAAACTCCAAGACCAGAGTTCAATAGCGGTAGAGTTCATTGCAAAACGTTTATCTTACCGTATACCTGATTCTGTAATAGCTAAAGAAGATGATAATACTACTTTTGTAGGTATACAAAGTATTGACCCAAATAGAAACTACCGTACTTTAGAGTGGGTCCAAAGAGATATAGATGGATGGCGTGGGAACACGAGACCTTTTTGGAGCGGTATAGCTGATTTAAACAATTCTGTAGCTGCAGGTGCTGCAATTGATACACCTGAAACTAATACTACGGAAATTAATAACTTAATACAAATCCTATCTGATACTAATAGCACGATAAACGATGCAGCCATATACTTTATAGGTTCTAATAATGATGTAAATAGTAGTTACGGTTGGCAAGGTGCAGCCGTAGCCGGTGTAGGTGCAGCTATGCATCGTATTACTGCTTTTGCACAAAATAGTCTTAATAGTAACTTTGCCGGTGTAGATATTTATGAATACTATCAGCTTTCTTGGACTGCTAATGCCGTAGCTATTGAGGATGACGGTAAAGGAAATGGTACTTATAACTTAGTTTTTTACTATGATTACCAACCTTGGAATGGCGAAAGATATACAGACAATGTCGCTAAAAAAAGTACTATTATGGAAAATGTAGCAACTTTTCAGTTTCGAGCAGTTGGTTCTATGATAAAGATTCAGGTATGTGTTAAAAGCGACTTAATAAATAATGCTGAAGGATATGCACTATGCAAAGAAAAAACCGTGTTTTAG
- the hpf gene encoding ribosome hibernation-promoting factor, HPF/YfiA family — protein sequence MNISLTGRHLELTDAIKTHMTSSIETLNKYNMGITSVNVIASAQTKKGKEHSMVEFVITMAGKNSVIIKQNDDDLYAAIDIAIERAQKALRRMHDKEVDHQKVGLNTIKSEDVDVKETAEAMEDEIVPVELDLYKPREVEDVLNDLKESNKMFEIFLDNEDKTRVLYKRNDGKFGLY from the coding sequence ATGAATATCTCCCTAACAGGTAGACATTTAGAATTAACTGATGCTATAAAAACCCATATGACCTCTTCAATAGAGACTTTAAATAAGTACAATATGGGTATTACAAGTGTAAATGTTATTGCATCTGCACAAACAAAAAAGGGTAAAGAACACTCAATGGTTGAGTTTGTTATCACGATGGCTGGTAAAAACTCCGTAATTATTAAACAAAACGATGATGACTTATATGCTGCGATAGATATTGCAATTGAGCGTGCTCAAAAAGCACTTCGTCGTATGCATGATAAAGAAGTTGATCATCAAAAAGTAGGTTTAAATACAATCAAATCTGAAGATGTAGATGTAAAAGAAACAGCAGAAGCTATGGAAGATGAGATTGTTCCTGTTGAGCTTGATTTATATAAACCTCGTGAAGTTGAGGATGTATTAAACGACTTAAAAGAGAGCAATAAGATGTTTGAAATCTTTTTAGACAATGAAGATAAAACTCGCGTTCTTTACAAAAGAAACGACGGTAAATTTGGACTATATTAA